Proteins encoded by one window of Agelaius phoeniceus isolate bAgePho1 chromosome 3, bAgePho1.hap1, whole genome shotgun sequence:
- the MAP1LC3C gene encoding microtubule-associated protein 1 light chain 3 gamma, translating to MRAAPGAQPDRPFKLRKSLASRREEVAGIRAKFPTKIPVIVERYHKEKYLPVLDKTKFLVPEELTMAQFITIIRSRMALTATQAFYLLVNNKSLASMSLTMAEVYRDYKDEDGFVYMTYASQEMFGCLLPTAQGKTVECFQKI from the exons ATGCGGGCGGCGCCCGGGGCGCAGCCGGATCGGCCCTTCAAGCTCAGGAAGAGTCTCG CCAGCCGGCGGGAAGAAGTAGCAGGGATCCGAGCCAAGTTCCCGACAAAAATCCCG GTAATTGTTGAGAGATACCATAAAGAGAAATACCTTCCTGTCTTGGACAAAACCAAGTTTCTGGTTCCCGAGGAGCTGACCATGGCACAGTTCATAACCATCATCAG AAGCAGGATGGCTCTGACAGCTACACAAGCTTTCTACCTGCTGGTGAACAACAAAAGCCTAGCCAGTATGTCCTTGACAATGGCAGAAGTGTACAGGGACTACAAAGATGAAGATGGCTTTGTGTATATGACCTATGCTTCCCAGGAGATGTTTGGATGCTTATTACCCACTGCCCAAGGGAAAACTGTGGAATGCTTTCAGAAAATCTAA